The genomic interval CATGATGGGCAGCATGCTCGCCGGCACGGACGAGGCACCCGGCGAGTCCATCCTGCGCGACGGCCGCCGCTACAAGAGTTACCGCGGCATGGGCTCCCTGGGCGCCATGGACCAGGGCAGCGCCGACCGGTACTTCCAGAGCGGCAGCCGCAAGTTCGTGCCTGAAGGGATCGAGGGCATCGTGGCCTACAAGGGCACGGCCGGGGAGGTCATCTACCAGTTCGTGGGTGGCCTGCGCAGCTCCATGGGGTACTGCGGCGCGCCGGACCTGCAGACGCTGCGGGACACCGCGCAGTTCGTGCGGATCACCGGGGCGAGCCTCGTGGAAAGTCACCCGCACGGCGTGACGATCACCAAGGAAGCCCCGAACTACGGTGGCCGCTGAAAACCAGGTCGACGGGCAGTACACCGCGTTCCCATGCACAGCAAGACGTCATGCGGCGGGCGTACCCTGAAGGCATGAAGCGCCTGCTGACCTCGCCGCGCGAACCTGTGAACGCCCTGACCCACTGGGGCGGCGCACTGGCCGCGCTGGTGGTTCTGGGGCCGCTGCTGTCCTGGGCGCACGCGCGCGGACTTCCCCTGTGGCCGTTCGTCGTGTTCAGCGTGAGCATGATCGTTCTGTACACCGCCAGCGCCAGTTACCACTCGTTCCAGCCGGGCGAACGGGGTCTGCTGTGGCTGCGCAAACTGGACCACGCGGGCATCTTCCTGCTGATTGCCGGCAGTTACACGCCCGTCGCGTACTTCGGTCTGGAAGGCGTATGGCGCAATGTGGTCCTGGGGCTCGTGTGGGGCATCGCCCTGAGCGGCATCAGCCTGAAGCTCGTCACTATGCGCCTGCCACGCTGGGTCAGCACCGCGCTGTACCTGGGTATGGGGTGGCTGGCCCTGCTGTTCATGCCGAAATTCATTCACACACTCAGCGCCGGCGCGCTGTTCTGGCTGGCAGCGGGCGGGGTGCTGTATTCCATCGGGGCCGTCATCTACGCCACGAAACGCTGGAATCCGCGGCCCGGCGTGTTCGGCTTTCATGAGATCTGGCATCTGTTCGTGCTGGGCGGCACCGCCGCGCACATCGTCATGATGTTCCACCTGCGCTGAGGCCCGAAGGCCTCAGGCGGGAGGGGCGAAGCTGACCTTGCCACTCAGAAAGGCCCCGGGACACCACTGATAGACCAGGCGGGCCGGAAGGAACATATCCCTTCCGGCCCGCTGCGTGTGCCTCAGGCGCCGATGGCCCCGAACACCCACCCCCGCACTGCGCTGATCAGCGTGCCAATCTGCCCGCCGAACAGATAGATGAACACCATCACGATCACGAAACTGAACGGCTGCGCCTCGAACTGCGCGAGGCTGCGCCCCAGCGAAGGCACCAGCGCCCCCAGGATCCGGCTGCCGTCCAGCAGCGGAATGGGAATCAGGTTGAACACGGCCAGCACCACATTGATGCTCAGCACCGTCATCAGGATCGTGCCCATCAGGCCCCCGGACCCCGCGAACTTCAGGATGACCGCACACACCAGCGCGATCAGCAGGTTGCTGATCGGCCCGGCCGCCGCCGTCCACATCGTGCCCCAGCGGCCCAGGTTGTTCGGGTTGATGGGCACCGGCCGCGCGAACCCGAACCCCACCAGCAGCAGCAGCAGCGTCCCGAACGGATCCAGGTGCCTGACCGGGTTGAGCGTCACACGGCCGTACCGGCGGGGGGTGGGGTCACCCAGCCGGTCCGCCGTCCACGCGTGCGCGAACTCATGAAAGGCCAGCGACAACACCAGCGCCGCCGCAATAATCACGAACGCCAGCGGATCGCTGGTCAGCAGAGAGAGGAGACCCATACCCCGGCATTCTAGGGGGTCTCGTCCGGGCCTTTGGTCGCCAGGAATGCCTTCAGCGCCTGACGCTCCTCTTCAGAACTGCGCACCTGACCAGCCCGGCGCAACTGCGAAAGGTGCCCCAGCGCGTCCCCGACGGCCCGTCCGGGGAGAACGCCCAGCGCCAGCACGTCCTTTCCCGTCAGGGGGGTGTACGTGTCCGGGCGCAGCAGGACCCGCAGTTCCCGTTCCGGACTGCCCTCCGGAAAGAAGGTGTCCGAGCGCGCGCGGGTGAGCAGCGCACCCGGTTTCTCCCCCAGGTTCAGACGCTCCGCGAGTGCGGCCGGGTCCGGCGCGGCGTGCAGCAGCGCCGCCGTGTACGCCGTGACGGGAATGACCGCGCCCGCGTCCCGGCGCCGGTCCAGGGCGTCCAGCAGCCCTGTACCTGGCAGCAGCGCTCCCGCCCCCCACGCGCGCAACTGCGCCGCCGCCAGCCCCGGACGCGGCTCATGCAGCAGGAGGCGCACCTCCGCCCACAGGCGCGGCGTTCGTTCCGCCATGTCCAGCGCGTCCGGCACCTGCGCCAGCAGCGCCCGGTCCGCCCGCAGCTTCAGCCGCGCCGCCAGCCGCGCCCCCCGCACCAGCCGGCTGGCATCCTCCCGGAACGACGCTGCGTGCAGGGGCCGCAGCACCCGCGCGCGCAGATCATCCAGGCCGCCCGTCACGTCGACCAGCCGCACCGTCCCGGCAGGGGAGACCCGCAGCGCCAGCGCGTTCAGCGAGAAGTCCCGCCGCCGCAGGTCGTCGGCCAGCGTGCCCGGCAACGGAACAGGATTCCCGCCCGGCACCGGATACACTTCACGGCGCGCCCGCACCAGATCCACCGCCCGCCCGTCCGGCAGGGTCAGCGTGGCATTCCCGAACGCCGGGTGAAACACGAACGGCAGCCCGGTCGCGCGCGCCAGGGCCTCCACATCCGCCTCCGGCACGACCACGTCCAGATCCAGCGGCGTTCCGCCCAGCAGCGCGTCCCGCACCGCTCCACCCACCAGCGCCACGCCCCCCGGAGCGGCCAGCGCGGCCAGCTCAGCCAGCCACGCACGGTCCGGCGGACTCAGCTGCGCCCACGCGTCCTCCCCGCTTCCCGCCGTCACGACCCCGTACGCACCGTAAAGGACGACGCGTCCAGGGTCACCCGCACTTCTCGGGACTCACCCGCCCGCACGACCGTCAGCGTGATCACGTCCCCCTCCTTCCTGTCGATCAGCGCCGCCTGCAGATCCTCCAGCGCGTCCACCGGCTCACCCCCGGCGCGCGTGATCACGTCCCCACCCAGCAGAATCAACCCACCGCGGAACGACTGCCGTTCCGTCCCGGCCTTCAGGCCCGCCCGGTCTGCCGGACTGCCCGGCGCCACCTGCCCCACCACCAGCCCCTGCTCCGGCAGACCCAGCTGCCGTTTCCCGGCGCTGGACAGCACACTCAACCCCACCGGCAGCAACCCCTGCCGGCTCTGCACCGCCAGCCCCGCCCGCACCCCGATGTCCGGCGCGGACACCTCCCCGCCCGCCGCGGCCAGCAGGCGCGGCAGCAGGTTGCGCGCCGTGTTGATCGGAATGGCGAACCCCACCCCCGCACTCTGCCCCACCCCCGTCGCCTGACCACTGGGCGAGTAGATCTGCGTGTTGATCCCAATGACGCGCCCCCCACTGTCCAGCAGTGGCCCACCACTATTCCCCGGATTGATCGCCGCGTCCGTCTGAATGGCCTTCTGCGTGATGCCCTGCCCCCCCACGCCGCCAAACCCGATCGGAATCTGCCGGGCCGTGCTGCTCACGATGCCTTCCGTCACACTGAAATCCAGCCCGAACGGCGCGCCCATCGCAATGGCCTTCTGCCCCACCTTCAACGTGTCACTGTTCCCCAGCGGAATCGGCCGGATCAACGATGTCTTCAGACCCGGCGCGCGGATCAGGGCCAGATCGTACTGCGGCGCCAGCCCAATCACCTCGGCCGGCACGCTCGCCTCCTGCCCCATCACCCGCACCGTGATCTTCTGCGCCGCGCCGTCACCAGACTCCCCGGCCACCACGTGGTAATTCGTGAGGATGTCCCCCGCGTCATTCACGAAAAAGCCGCTCCCCACGCCCTGCTGCACCTGCTCCTCCGCCCCGCCGAACATCATCGCGAACGGATCCTGCGGCACCACCGCCTCCGTACTGATGAACACCAGCCCCGGCTCGAAACGCCCCACCACGTCAATGGTGTTCTGCTCGTTCTGCAGCCTCGCCCCCGCCTCAGACAGCGGCGCCCCGGTCACCGGCGCGGCCGGCTGCGCTGCCCCAAACGGCACCTGGTCCCGCAGCAACGTCGCGCCCAGTCCCAAGCCCACCAGCACCAGCAGCACCCCCACACCCTGACCCCTCATACCGCGCATTATCCGCCAGCAGGCGCATGCAGGCTGAACGCCCCCTGTGCTCTGCTTCATGCATGCCCGACCTGAACGCCGCCCAGCGCGACCTCCGCGAGCACCTCGGGAACTACCTCGACCGCCACCGCCAGACCGGCGTGTTCCACCTGCAACCCGGTGGCCCCGCCACCGTTCCCGCTCTCCAGGACCTCGGCCTCCCCGAACTGCACCTCGACCTCCTGCCCCGCACGCCCACCCCCGAACAACAGAGCGCCCTGCACACCCTGGGGTACGTGCCCGCGGGGCCCCACACCTGGACGCACCCAGGCGGGTGGCACCTGATCCTGTGCGACCACGGCAGCGGCTGGCGCGCCCAGCAGGGCACCCTCCGCGACCTGCTCCTCGCGGACCCGGACGCCGCCAGCATGTACCGCGCCACGTACCAGCAGCGCGGCCGCAACGCTGCCGACACGGCACTCCAGGCTGCCGCTCTCACCCACCACGCCCACACCGTCGGCCTGGCCCCCGCGCACCACGTCGCCCGGCTGCTCACCCCCCTGAACGCCCCCTGGATGTTCGCTGCGGGTACTGCCCTCGACCTTCACCTCGGCTGTGTTGCCCGCCCTCACGATGACCTGGACGTCATCATCCCCCGCAACGCCCAGCTCCAGCTGCTCCCCCTGCTGCGAGACTGGCGGCTCGACGTTCCCATCGACGGCACCTACCACCCCTTCACGCAGTCCATCGAGCCCCCACACCACCAGATTCATGCCCGGAACCCCGACCTGCCCGGCGTGCAGCTGCTTGACCTGCTGCTCACCGACCTGAGCCGCGACACCTGGCACTACCGACGCGACCCCCGCATCACCCTCCCCCTCGACCGTGCCCGCCGCCTCAGCCCGGAAGGCCTGCCGTACCTCACCCCGGAAGCCGTGCTCCTCTTCAAAGCCAGCACCGCGGGCCGCGACCCACGCGGCAAGGACGAAGCCGACTTCCAGCGCGTCCGGCCAACCCTCAATGAGGACGCCCGCGCCTGGCTGCGCGACGCTCTTACCCTCGCCAGGCCCGATCACCCCTGGCTGCAAGGGTTGTAATAGAGAACCACCCTCACGAAGGAGGGTGGTTCTGAAAACGGAAATTAATTGAGGGTCTGTCCTGTATTTACAGCGCCCTTGGTATTTGTAGCAGGAGCATTCCAAATGAAGTCGGCGTATTTGCTGCCTGTTCCTGAGAGCTGGAGTGACGTCCCAGGTGCCGTGCTGTTGTCCTGGCTGACAGTCACCGATGTGCTGGTGACGCCGTTCGCACAGCCGCCTGCCCCAGTAAAGCTGCCTTCATAGCTAAGGAACTGTACAGGTTGCGTACCATTACAGATGGCAAGGCCATCAGGTCCGCCGTTCTGGAAGATATTTCCAGCGGCTGGATAACTGAAGAGATAGGCGGTGTATCCGTTGGCAAGGGCCGAGGACGTCACAATAGTGTTGTTTGTAAAGGCGTCCGTGCGGTAGACCTGATTGGTGGTTACTCCTGCGTTGTAGAGCGCCAGGGAGAGGTTGCTTACATTGTACCCGGCAGGCACGATCACTTCGACATATTCATCGCCCACATCATTGGTAGCTGAGGAGTCGTAGCTGAACTCATTGATCCAAGGTGTCCCGGCGACAGGTACCGCTGTGACGTTCACAGTGAAGGTCGTCTGTGCGTCGCTGACGCCACTGCCGCTGCCGGTAACTGTGACTGTGTATGTGCCGGCCGTGGCGCTGCTTGCGTCGACGCTCAGGGTGCCGCTGGTGCCCGTGCCGGGCTGGCTGGTCACGGTGATCACGGGGGGGGTGCCGGCGCCGCTGACGCTGCTGCCCAGTGTGACGTTCCCGCTAAAGCTCGTGCGGTTCACGTTGACCGTGGTGCTGCTGCTCTGCCCGGCGGTGACGCTGACGGTGGTGCTGGCCGGGGTGAGGCTGATGCTGGGCTGGACGCCGACCGGCAGGGGTTCCTGCGCTGTGAGGTTCAGGCCGATCAGGATCGGGTCGTGGTCGCTGCTGCGGAAGGGATCGGCGTTGTAGTAGCTGCTGAGCTGCCCCGCGGACTTGAATTCCTTGTTGTAGTCAAGCACGGTGGGCTCATCGCTGTTGATGTGCCACTTGGTGCGCCCGGCGACCTGCGCCGCGAGGCTGGCACTGCCAGTTGCCTGGTCGAGGCTGCCCCACTGGCCGTCGAACTGGTACGAGTAGACGTTCTTGTCAAACAGGTTCTGGTACCCGCCCGCTGCGAGGATCGAGAGGGGTTCTTCCATGGCGTAGGCGTTGTAATCGCCCATCAGGAGGCGGTCGTCTTCGGTGACGCCGGTCGGGTTTGTAGCAAGCCAGTTCACCAGCGCGGTGGCGGCGTTGCGGCGGGCGATGTAGCCGTTGCCCTGGCCGTCGTCGGATGCAGTGGACTGCGCGTCGTTCGTGGCGGCGCAGGCGCTGCCCTTGCTCTTCAGGTGCATCATCACGGCGGTGATACGGCCGCCATTTGCCTTGCTCTGGAAGGTATGGGCCCAGGTGGGGCGGTTGCAGGTATCGGCGTAATTCGGGTCGAAGCTGTTGTCGAGGATGGCAAGCTTGCCGACTGGATCAACCACGGCGGGCTTGTAGATCATCGCGACGCTGATGACGTCCGTGCCGATCTTGGTGCCTGGGTTGATGTAAGCGAAGGTGCCCGCGCCAACTTCAGTGTTCAGGGCATTCACGAGGTTCGCCACGGAGCTGTTGGTGCCCTTGTCGAAGTCGTTCTGTATTTCCAAGAGGCCCAGCACGTCAGGATTCAGGCCTGCGATGGCCTTGATAATCTTGGTCTGCTGACGCAGGAACTCCTCGCAGTTATTCGCGCCGCGTGCGCTGGAGCTCGTTCCGTTGGTGGTGCAGCCGTCGTTGCTGGTTAGGAGCGTTGTGAAGTAGTTCAGGACGTTCATGCTGCCCACGCGCAGGGCGCCGCCCACGGCTTCAGGAGCTGCAAGGCGCGGATTGGTGTCGGTGACACTTACGTTCACCTGGGTGGCGTGAATGCGGTAGGTGTCCAGGCTGCCGCTGCCAGTCCAGCCGTCGTTGCTGTACGTGAGAACGCCGGTGGCGGTCACGGTGTCGCCGCCACGCAGGGTGTTGCTGGCACTCAGAGGCTGGCCAGCGCGCGCGAAAATTTCAGGATCGGGGTTCTGGGCCCGGGTGCCGTCGTCAATGCGGATGTACTGGTTGGGCACGTCTGCCTTGAACGCCGTGTAGGCAGCGGTATTCGGGGCATTCAGCTGCGTGAAGTTCATGATGCGCTGCGGGGCGATGTCGAAGCTCGCGCCGCGGCCCAGCGTGAAGTTGTTGGTCACCACGCCGCTGGCACTGAC from Deinococcus taeanensis carries:
- a CDS encoding CCA tRNA nucleotidyltransferase, whose amino-acid sequence is MTAGSGEDAWAQLSPPDRAWLAELAALAAPGGVALVGGAVRDALLGGTPLDLDVVVPEADVEALARATGLPFVFHPAFGNATLTLPDGRAVDLVRARREVYPVPGGNPVPLPGTLADDLRRRDFSLNALALRVSPAGTVRLVDVTGGLDDLRARVLRPLHAASFREDASRLVRGARLAARLKLRADRALLAQVPDALDMAERTPRLWAEVRLLLHEPRPGLAAAQLRAWGAGALLPGTGLLDALDRRRDAGAVIPVTAYTAALLHAAPDPAALAERLNLGEKPGALLTRARSDTFFPEGSPERELRVLLRPDTYTPLTGKDVLALGVLPGRAVGDALGHLSQLRRAGQVRSSEEERQALKAFLATKGPDETP
- the trhA gene encoding PAQR family membrane homeostasis protein TrhA → MKRLLTSPREPVNALTHWGGALAALVVLGPLLSWAHARGLPLWPFVVFSVSMIVLYTASASYHSFQPGERGLLWLRKLDHAGIFLLIAGSYTPVAYFGLEGVWRNVVLGLVWGIALSGISLKLVTMRLPRWVSTALYLGMGWLALLFMPKFIHTLSAGALFWLAAGGVLYSIGAVIYATKRWNPRPGVFGFHEIWHLFVLGGTAAHIVMMFHLR
- a CDS encoding ExeM/NucH family extracellular endonuclease; translation: MKPINALLLGGLLTLSACSAPTARAPTPGTAPTARTALGLYELSINGLTGPAAQATVQRYGAGLNTQASEIPTEQLSFVRTNLVNLVDRETRTVHMSATFRVTNNTGAPITVPTFVPVDTDGQNATDGTTPFSQVRTRTGAPTTATGMKVEAAYQSSGGVIQPDPGATPLKTDLNTGGLQLSAPAGTTVPGIAHQGWQTAPLENGQSQLVTFAASVPLQGDDISDADPFSFKLVFAVADNPGTLPLTNIASVQGATPSGDAASPKSGQTVTVEGVVTSVHTANVTGSLKGFFVQEEGIDADDASTTSDGIFVYCNTTCPALNPGDRVQVAGTVSEFTTTTQITSSSVTTLTSSVPLPAAQPLTLPLPVSSRERYEGMRVSASGVVTNNFTLGRGASFDIAPQRIMNFTQLNAPNTAAYTAFKADVPNQYIRIDDGTRAQNPDPEIFARAGQPLSASNTLRGGDTVTATGVLTYSNDGWTGSGSLDTYRIHATQVNVSVTDTNPRLAAPEAVGGALRVGSMNVLNYFTTLLTSNDGCTTNGTSSSARGANNCEEFLRQQTKIIKAIAGLNPDVLGLLEIQNDFDKGTNSSVANLVNALNTEVGAGTFAYINPGTKIGTDVISVAMIYKPAVVDPVGKLAILDNSFDPNYADTCNRPTWAHTFQSKANGGRITAVMMHLKSKGSACAATNDAQSTASDDGQGNGYIARRNAATALVNWLATNPTGVTEDDRLLMGDYNAYAMEEPLSILAAGGYQNLFDKNVYSYQFDGQWGSLDQATGSASLAAQVAGRTKWHINSDEPTVLDYNKEFKSAGQLSSYYNADPFRSSDHDPILIGLNLTAQEPLPVGVQPSISLTPASTTVSVTAGQSSSTTVNVNRTSFSGNVTLGSSVSGAGTPPVITVTSQPGTGTSGTLSVDASSATAGTYTVTVTGSGSGVSDAQTTFTVNVTAVPVAGTPWINEFSYDSSATNDVGDEYVEVIVPAGYNVSNLSLALYNAGVTTNQVYRTDAFTNNTIVTSSALANGYTAYLFSYPAAGNIFQNGGPDGLAICNGTQPVQFLSYEGSFTGAGGCANGVTSTSVTVSQDNSTAPGTSLQLSGTGSKYADFIWNAPATNTKGAVNTGQTLN
- a CDS encoding site-2 protease family protein, which gives rise to MGLLSLLTSDPLAFVIIAAALVLSLAFHEFAHAWTADRLGDPTPRRYGRVTLNPVRHLDPFGTLLLLLVGFGFARPVPINPNNLGRWGTMWTAAAGPISNLLIALVCAVILKFAGSGGLMGTILMTVLSINVVLAVFNLIPIPLLDGSRILGALVPSLGRSLAQFEAQPFSFVIVMVFIYLFGGQIGTLISAVRGWVFGAIGA
- a CDS encoding S1C family serine protease, whose translation is MRGQGVGVLLVLVGLGLGATLLRDQVPFGAAQPAAPVTGAPLSEAGARLQNEQNTIDVVGRFEPGLVFISTEAVVPQDPFAMMFGGAEEQVQQGVGSGFFVNDAGDILTNYHVVAGESGDGAAQKITVRVMGQEASVPAEVIGLAPQYDLALIRAPGLKTSLIRPIPLGNSDTLKVGQKAIAMGAPFGLDFSVTEGIVSSTARQIPIGFGGVGGQGITQKAIQTDAAINPGNSGGPLLDSGGRVIGINTQIYSPSGQATGVGQSAGVGFAIPINTARNLLPRLLAAAGGEVSAPDIGVRAGLAVQSRQGLLPVGLSVLSSAGKRQLGLPEQGLVVGQVAPGSPADRAGLKAGTERQSFRGGLILLGGDVITRAGGEPVDALEDLQAALIDRKEGDVITLTVVRAGESREVRVTLDASSFTVRTGS